A region of Zeugodacus cucurbitae isolate PBARC_wt_2022May chromosome 5, idZeuCucr1.2, whole genome shotgun sequence DNA encodes the following proteins:
- the LOC105208875 gene encoding uncharacterized protein LOC105208875 isoform X4, which translates to MYSISAGASITADESTITTNSPITAGPSSRVDGLTTAGPPINVDPSTFAGELAMATRSRQRNESTNKISDSDNMHNTADSRLCDAGKDSTARVSRGGKTAQYYRKYRARKKAEREKEKLEIIADSQSSQSTAVEYPREYRTRKKDSTLAEKDSASRVSRGGKTAQYYRKYRARKKAEWEKEKLEMIADSQSSQSTAEEYLREYRAHKKDSTSAEKDSASRVSRAQYYRKYRARKKAEREYQREYRARKKDSTSAKKDSASCVSRGGKTAQYYRKYRAQKKAEREYLREYRARKKNATSAVPSISAEATITTDESTIVNSPITAGPSTPVDGLMTAGPPITVDPSMIGGPSTCIDPSTIAGPSTCVDPSTFAGPATSSGIHFRNIPRRKSTAEYKQEYRAQKKAQRELKRAAPSRQRNESITEDTEQNTNSTGNENAVSPTPSETEAITDPIEVYNMFIVEDEESKDSVKQNAWFHKRLIRHVRRQRILYDPKHKQFCCAEAKNEVWEKIAKRMGCDADICKNAWVNLRYAYQKYVRRLRKFFANKANMKRRRRPIMAFETELVFLWRFIADKVRCPLPFSEEMEAKEATPVAKPATEDDDIVLLEDDVEVIDLDDDTPNITKVFSKHQKVYFQITPEMRRLIYNLQCYQEIYDSLHRYHDDYRRKGIIWNAVANEVGDKATKLMKCWIQIQTRYEWELMQRRLQEELLATKPQTELESMLHFMKPHILKMPRTVYKSSYFLKKDWHEPIDHFKNIFSLLVAMKKHPTVIAYTEIMVNKTEEVDTAKYTQLWNDVAKAKGGAVTPGQCETTWLILRLFYWELMSMRKHSYQLQDKWYFETIITELYALSKVQKFARAKKSNLGALMLSSICADDLKKPSTDNANKSKQTEVKTIHNNTTPPPNAPLTPNTIVPISVNLDEDKISSSIIETKSQAPKNAIKHKKPLDIAIASSSATSSTTVSNNGLVVTVTKVPAKMHATPVIQQDAQTTYPQARSPQIRVKSQAQLQAEPVKMLVQTRPQIQIHAQPATPAPNQPIQIRLQTPAALQNPIQTITLPRVQQTQQQQFQMLPLTPIQAQSKLPTKQNQSNLQASTQFLTTNMAQLLPPTTNEIALNESTTITLDTIKTPKIVSAVSLAPRAAFAAPFINKGLQITAVAGASPPAPQHTTPPQLPTTVVVTPTSGTFNLPFSLPDNTNISKCPPLSCVDTNTLTDTIITLPNPVLPVSTLQQANVSLPIMEVQSLESKIPATVLARPHLTPTSQLNANEIMIELISSVNGNQLVVHGPPLEQKYSLPMSTTALLIREVLSIPYLHKKDYNKPQQVNSCWQYLAKRFNLPVHICKACWNFLSENFAHFPQIAPMEELTKPVKIGMNVWRENYAFFQTFNEKAAQLRLPFAKDAVEMFFDNIRDQTKHIPRVAGKKLTFVADWQAAINSNPHVPNKVWFGTWTLFKSAFMKYMRDLEIGIDNKWSLEWWRVLAKMDFLIEEQYHNMEPFYYIVRNKMIDECERCIKEEQKFNIDVKTKRFLPKKETAHPMLQKIPDIDAYRVIMTVRRYPQIYQKATEGEKAKAWEKVAFEMRTTVTACRFAFQCALKNYRLYATRDPANRCRLNHRYYKHLAEIYRAIKPTRKINIKTPSELNQSVSENPDANESVFPERFIMDINMSNSHSNVVMKNWAYGVGASVPAEKLTALFEKYRPASATSETFTTKSVLKMDEDDSNDTRKRKRKNSTDDSTYEDEVEKRKQKRKEYDNRYREKHPHKSDLAKQANKDYCKRYRDKRRTLNLLSADQTSVAGPSTSCQKSIVN; encoded by the exons AT gtACTCTATCTCCGCGGGAGCATCTATAACTGCTGATGAATCAACGATCACGACGAATTCACCGATAACTGCTGGGCCTTCATCGCGTGTTGATGGATTAACGACGGCTGGACCTCCGATCAATGTTGATCCATCAACGTTTGCAGGAGAATTAGCAATGGCCACACGATCACGGCAAAGAAACGAgagtacaaataaaataagtgacaGTGATAATATGCATAACACAGCGGATTCCAGGTTATGTGATG CGGGAAAAGACAGTACAGCCCGTGTTTCAAGAGGAGGGAAAACAGCACAATATTATCGTAAATACCGAGCTCGAAAGAAAGCAGAGCGGGAAAAGGAGAAATTGGAAATAATAGCTGACAGTCAATCGAGTCAATCAACAGCTGTGGAATATCCGAGAGAGTACCGAACGCGTAAAAAAGATTCAACTTTAGCGGAAAAAGACAGTGCATCCCGTGTTTCAAGAGGAGGGAAAACAGCACAATATTATCGTAAATACCGAGCTCGAAAGAAAGCAGAGTGGGAAAAGGAGAAATTGGAAATGATAGCTGACAGTCAATCGAGTCAATCAACAGCTGAGGAATATCTGAGAGAGTACCGAGCGCATAAAAAAGATTCAACGTCAGCGGAAAAAGACAGTGCATCCCGAGTTTCAAGAGCACAATATTATCGTAAATACCGAGCACGAAAGAAAGCAGAGCGTGAATATCAGAGAGAGTACCGAGCGCGTAAAAAAGATTCAACGTCTGCGAAAAAAGACAGTGCATCCTGTGTTTCAAGAGGAGGGAAAACAGCACAATATTATCGTAAATACCGAGCACAAAAGAAAGCAGAGCGTGAATATCTGAGAGAGTACCGAGCGCGTAAAAAAAATGCAACGTCTGCTGTTCCATCAATCTCTGCGGAAGCAACTATAACTACTGATGAATCAACGATCGTCAATTCACCGATAACTGCTGGGCCTTCAACGCCTGTTGATGGATTAATGACCGCTGGACCTCCGATCACAGTTGATCCATCAATGATTGGTGGACCTTCGACGTGCATTGATCCATCAACGATTGCTGGACCTTCTACGTGTGTTGATCCATCAACGTTTGCAGGACCCGCTACAAGTAGTGGTATACATTTCAGGAATATACCACGAAGGAAATCAACAGCAGAATATAAGCAAGAGTATAGAGCACAGAAAAAAGCTCAGCGAGAATTAAAAAGGGCCGCACCATCACGGCAAAGAAACGAGAGTATAACCGAGGATACAGAGCAAAACACCAATAGTACCGGCAACGAAAAC gcCGTGAGTCCGACACCTTCCGAAACTGAAGCTATAACCGATCCTATCGAAGTCTACAACATGTTCATAGTTGAAGATGAGGAGTCCAAAGATTCCGTCAAGCAAAATGCGTGGTTCCACAAACGCCTTATAAGGCACGTACGACGTCAACGAATACTTTACGATCCAAAGCATAAACAATTTTGTTGTGCCGAAGCAAAAAACGAAGTTTGGGAGAAAATTGCAAAACGAATGGGTTGTGATG CTGATATCTGCAAGAATGCCTGGGTGAATTTACGTTATGCTTATCAGAAATATGTGCGTCGGTTGCGTAAATTCTTTGCGAACAAAGCGAATATGAAGCGCCGACGTCGTCCAATTATGGCATTCGAAACGGAATTAGTTTTTCTCTGGCGTTTCATAGCCGACAA AGTACGCTGTCCACTGCCTTTTAGCGAGGAGATGGAGGCGAAGGAAGCAACGCCTGTTGCAAAACCTGCAACCGAAGATGATGACATAGTTTTGTTGGAGGACGATGTGGAGGTGATCGACTTGGACGATGATACACCGAACATAACCAAGGTCTTTTCCAAGCACCAGAAGGTGTATTTCCAAATCACGCCGGAAATGCGACGCTTGATCTACAATTTACAATGTTACCAAGAGATATACGACAGCTTACATCGATATCATGATGATTACCGGCGCAAGGGCATCATTTGGAATGCCGTCGCGAATGAAGTGGGTGATAAAG CCaccaaattaatgaaatgttggatacaaatacaaacacgcTACGAATGGGAGCTTATGCAACGTCGTTTGCAAGAGGAGCTCTTAGCTACGAAGCCACAAACCGAACTGGAGAGTATGCTGCATTTCATGAAGCCACACATACTTAAAAT GCCAAGAACGGTTTATAAGAGTTCTTACTTCCTCAAAAAAGACTGGCATGAGCCGATCGATCACTTTAAGAATATCTTCAGCTTGCTGGTTGCCATGAAGAAACATCCCACTGTGATTGCGTACACCGAAATTATGGTCAACAAAACCGAAGAAGTCGATACCGCTAAGTATACACAACTCTGGAATGATGTGGCAAAGGCTAAAG GCGGTGCTGTCACTCCTGGGCAGTGCGAGACCACTTGGCTCATCTTACGCTTGTTCTATTGGGAACTAATGAGCATGCGCAAACACAGTTATCAACTGCAAGACAAATGGTATTTCGAAACTATTATAACGGAACTGTATGCCTTGTCTAAGGTGCAGAAATTCGCACGCGCCAAAAAGTCTAATCTTGGCGCGCTCATGTTGTCCTCCATATGCGCTGATGACCTAAAAAAACCTTCAACAGACAACGCAAATAAAAGTAAGCAAACCGAAGTAAaaacaatacacaacaacacaacgccGCCACCGAATGCACCGCTAACGCCTAACACCATCGTGCCGATATCGGTGAATTTGGATGAAGACAAAATCAGTTCTTCCATAATCGAAACTAAGAGTCAAGCGcctaaaaatgcaataaaacacaaaaagccGTTAGATATCGCCATCGCCTCATCCTCAGCAACCAGTTCTACGACTGTCTCAAATAACGGTTTGGTGGTGACTGTCACAAAAGTGCCGGCGAAGATGCATGCCACGCCCGTTATACAACAGGATGCGCAAACGACTTATCCACAAGCGCGTTCGCCGCAAATACGCGTGAAATCGCAGGCGCAACTGCAAGCCGAACCCGTAAAGATGTTAGTACAAACGCGTCCGCAGATACAAATACACGCGCAACCCGCCACGCCTGCGCCGAATCAACCCATACAAATACGCTTGCAAACGCCAGCGGCGTTGCAAAATCCAATTCAAACCATAACGCTGCCGCGCgtccaacaaacacaacaacaacaattccaaATGCTGCCGCTTACGCCAATACAGGCACAGTCGAAGTTACCCACGAAGCAGAATCAGTCTAACCTGCAGGCGTCAACACAATTCCTAACCACCAATATGGCTCAGCTGCTGCcgccaacaacaaatgaaattgcACTAAACGAAAGTACAACAATAACTTTGGATACAATAAAAACGCCGAAGATCGTATCGGCTGTGAGTTTGGCACCGCGCGCCGCCTTCGCAGCGCCCTTCATCAATAAAGGTTTGCAAATAACGGCAGTTGCCGGTGCATCACCGCCCGCGCCGCAGCACACCACACCTCCCCAATTACCAACCACGGTTGTTGTGACGCCCACGTCGGGTACTTTTAATCTGCCCTTTTCACTGCCGGATAATACAAATATCTCCAAGTGTCCGCCATTGAGTTGTGTGGACACCAATACGCTCACCGATACGATCATAACGCTGCCGAATCCGGTGCTGCCGGTGTCCACGCTGCAGCAAGCGAATGTGTCGCTGCCCATCATGGAGGTGCAATCGCTCGAGTCGAAAATACCCGCTACCGTGTTGGCGCGTCCACATTTGACGCCCACCTCACAGCTGAACGCCAACGAAATCATGATCGAGCTGATCAGTTCGGTGAACGGCAATCAGTTGGTGGTGCACGGGCCGCCGCTGGAGCAGAAGTACTCACTGCCAATGAGCACGACGGCGTTGCTGATACGCGAGGTGCTCTCCATACCATATTTACATAAGAAGGACTACAATAAACCGCAACAGGTCAACAGTTGTTGGCAGTATTTGGCTAAGCGCTTCAATTTGCCGG TGCATATCTGCAAGGCTTGTTGGAACTTCTTGTCggaaaattttgcacatttcCCACAAATTGCGCCCATGGAGGAGCTGACGAAACCAGTGAAAATTGGCATGAATGTGTGGCGCGAAAATTACGCATTCTTTCAAACATTCAATGAGAAAGCAG CTCAACTACGCTTGCCATTTGCAAAAGATGCTGTAGAGATGTTCTTCGATAATATTCGAGATCAGACCAAGCACATACCACGTGTAGCCGGCAAGAAATTGACCTTTGTCGCCGATTGGCAAGCAGCCATAAATAGTAATCCACATGTACCAAACa aAGTCTGGTTCGGCACCTGGACACTATTTAAAAGCGCCTTCATGAAATACATGCGTGACTTGGAGATCGGCATCGACAACAAATGGTCGTTGGAATGGTGGCGCGTATTGGCCAAAATGGATTTCTTAATCGAAGAGCAATATCACAATATGGAGCCGTTCTACTATATTGTGCGCAACAAAATGATTGACGAATGCGAACGTTGCATTAAAGAAGAGCAGAAGTTTAATATCGATGTGAAAACGAAGAGATTCCTGCCGAAAAAGGAAACAGCGCATCCGATGTTGCAGAAAATACCCGACATTGACGCTTACCGTGTCATCATGACCGTGCGTCGCTATCCGCAGATTTATCAAAAGGCCACCGAGGGCGAGAAGGCCAAAGCGTGGGAGAAAGTCGCCTTCGAAATGCGCACAACTG TGACGGCATGCCGTTTTGCCTTCCAATGCGCCCTGAAAAACTATCGGCTCTATGCGACACGTGATCCAGCTAATCGTTGTCGTCTCAATCATCGCTATTACAAACATTTGGCGGAAATTTATCGCGCCATCAAGCCGACGCgcaaaatcaatattaaaacaCCTTCCGAACTGAATCAGTCGGTTAGTGAGAATCCCGACGCCAATGAGTCGGTGTTCCCCGAACGTTTCATTATGGACATCAACATGAGCAACAGTCACTCGAATGTGGTGATGAAGAATTGGGCCTATGGTGTGGGCGCATCTGTGCCGGCGGAGAAATTGACGGCGCTTTTCGAAAAATATCGTCCAGCTTCGGCGACAAGTGAAACATTTACTACAAA aTCTGTCTTGAAAATGGATGAGGATGATTCAAATGATAcacgaaaaagaaaaagaaaaaactcgaCAGATGACTCCACTTATGAGGATGaagtagaaaaaagaaaacaaaaaagaaaagaatatgATAATCGATACAGAGAGAAACATCCACATAAGTCAGACTTGGCGAAACAAGCGAACAAAGATTATTGTAAACGATACAGAGATAAACGAAGAACGTTAAATTTATTATCAGCTGACCAAACGTCAGTCGCTGGTCCATCTACCAGTTGTCAAAAATCAAtcgttaattga
- the LOC105208875 gene encoding uncharacterized protein LOC105208875 isoform X3: MATRSRQRNESTNKISDSDNMHNTADSRLCDAGKDSTARVSRGGKTAQYYRKYRARKKAEREKEKLEIIADSQSSQSTAVEYPREYRTRKKDSTLAEKDSASRVSRGGKTAQYYRKYRARKKAEWEKEKLEMIADSQSSQSTAEEYLREYRAHKKDSTSAEKDSASRVSRAQYYRKYRARKKAEREYQREYRARKKDSTSAKKDSASCVSRGGKTAQYYRKYRAQKKAEREYLREYRARKKNATSAVPSISAEATITTDESTIVNSPITAGPSTPVDGLMTAGPPITVDPSMIGGPSTCIDPSTIAGPSTCVDPSTFAGPATSSGIHFRNIPRRKSTAEYKQEYRAQKKAQRELKRAAPSRQRNESITEDTEQNTNSTGNENAVSPTPSETEAITDPIEVYNMFIVEDEESKDSVKQNAWFHKRLIRHVRRQRILYDPKHKQFCCAEAKNEVWEKIAKRMGCDADICKNAWVNLRYAYQKYVRRLRKFFANKANMKRRRRPIMAFETELVFLWRFIADKVRCPLPFSEEMEAKEATPVAKPATEDDDIVLLEDDVEVIDLDDDTPNITKVFSKHQKVYFQITPEMRRLIYNLQCYQEIYDSLHRYHDDYRRKGIIWNAVANEVGDKATKLMKCWIQIQTRYEWELMQRRLQEELLATKPQTELESMLHFMKPHILKMPRTVYKSSYFLKKDWHEPIDHFKNIFSLLVAMKKHPTVIAYTEIMVNKTEEVDTAKYTQLWNDVAKAKGGAVTPGQCETTWLILRLFYWELMSMRKHSYQLQDKWYFETIITELYALSKVQKFARAKKSNLGALMLSSICADDLKKPSTDNANKSKQTEVKTIHNNTTPPPNAPLTPNTIVPISVNLDEDKISSSIIETKSQAPKNAIKHKKPLDIAIASSSATSSTTVSNNGLVVTVTKVPAKMHATPVIQQDAQTTYPQARSPQIRVKSQAQLQAEPVKMLVQTRPQIQIHAQPATPAPNQPIQIRLQTPAALQNPIQTITLPRVQQTQQQQFQMLPLTPIQAQSKLPTKQNQSNLQASTQFLTTNMAQLLPPTTNEIALNESTTITLDTIKTPKIVSAVSLAPRAAFAAPFINKGLQITAVAGASPPAPQHTTPPQLPTTVVVTPTSGTFNLPFSLPDNTNISKCPPLSCVDTNTLTDTIITLPNPVLPVSTLQQANVSLPIMEVQSLESKIPATVLARPHLTPTSQLNANEIMIELISSVNGNQLVVHGPPLEQKYSLPMSTTALLIREVLSIPYLHKKDYNKPQQVNSCWQYLAKRFNLPVHICKACWNFLSENFAHFPQIAPMEELTKPVKIGMNVWRENYAFFQTFNEKAAQLRLPFAKDAVEMFFDNIRDQTKHIPRVAGKKLTFVADWQAAINSNPHVPNKVWFGTWTLFKSAFMKYMRDLEIGIDNKWSLEWWRVLAKMDFLIEEQYHNMEPFYYIVRNKMIDECERCIKEEQKFNIDVKTKRFLPKKETAHPMLQKIPDIDAYRVIMTVRRYPQIYQKATEGEKAKAWEKVAFEMRTTVTACRFAFQCALKNYRLYATRDPANRCRLNHRYYKHLAEIYRAIKPTRKINIKTPSELNQSVSENPDANESVFPERFIMDINMSNSHSNVVMKNWAYGVGASVPAEKLTALFEKYRPASATSETFTTNVSTERSSEDLSDIEDTKEKRRRYMRSYRAKQSKEAREARLQQVRQRAAEIRASESKEAREARLQQVRQHAAEIRASESKEAREARLQQVRQYAAEIRASESKKARETRLQQVRQRAAAIRSSESKEARETRLQQMRQYATESRGSGSKEAREARLQQVQQQNADITIKKE; the protein is encoded by the exons ATGGCCACACGATCACGGCAAAGAAACGAgagtacaaataaaataagtgacaGTGATAATATGCATAACACAGCGGATTCCAGGTTATGTGATG CGGGAAAAGACAGTACAGCCCGTGTTTCAAGAGGAGGGAAAACAGCACAATATTATCGTAAATACCGAGCTCGAAAGAAAGCAGAGCGGGAAAAGGAGAAATTGGAAATAATAGCTGACAGTCAATCGAGTCAATCAACAGCTGTGGAATATCCGAGAGAGTACCGAACGCGTAAAAAAGATTCAACTTTAGCGGAAAAAGACAGTGCATCCCGTGTTTCAAGAGGAGGGAAAACAGCACAATATTATCGTAAATACCGAGCTCGAAAGAAAGCAGAGTGGGAAAAGGAGAAATTGGAAATGATAGCTGACAGTCAATCGAGTCAATCAACAGCTGAGGAATATCTGAGAGAGTACCGAGCGCATAAAAAAGATTCAACGTCAGCGGAAAAAGACAGTGCATCCCGAGTTTCAAGAGCACAATATTATCGTAAATACCGAGCACGAAAGAAAGCAGAGCGTGAATATCAGAGAGAGTACCGAGCGCGTAAAAAAGATTCAACGTCTGCGAAAAAAGACAGTGCATCCTGTGTTTCAAGAGGAGGGAAAACAGCACAATATTATCGTAAATACCGAGCACAAAAGAAAGCAGAGCGTGAATATCTGAGAGAGTACCGAGCGCGTAAAAAAAATGCAACGTCTGCTGTTCCATCAATCTCTGCGGAAGCAACTATAACTACTGATGAATCAACGATCGTCAATTCACCGATAACTGCTGGGCCTTCAACGCCTGTTGATGGATTAATGACCGCTGGACCTCCGATCACAGTTGATCCATCAATGATTGGTGGACCTTCGACGTGCATTGATCCATCAACGATTGCTGGACCTTCTACGTGTGTTGATCCATCAACGTTTGCAGGACCCGCTACAAGTAGTGGTATACATTTCAGGAATATACCACGAAGGAAATCAACAGCAGAATATAAGCAAGAGTATAGAGCACAGAAAAAAGCTCAGCGAGAATTAAAAAGGGCCGCACCATCACGGCAAAGAAACGAGAGTATAACCGAGGATACAGAGCAAAACACCAATAGTACCGGCAACGAAAAC gcCGTGAGTCCGACACCTTCCGAAACTGAAGCTATAACCGATCCTATCGAAGTCTACAACATGTTCATAGTTGAAGATGAGGAGTCCAAAGATTCCGTCAAGCAAAATGCGTGGTTCCACAAACGCCTTATAAGGCACGTACGACGTCAACGAATACTTTACGATCCAAAGCATAAACAATTTTGTTGTGCCGAAGCAAAAAACGAAGTTTGGGAGAAAATTGCAAAACGAATGGGTTGTGATG CTGATATCTGCAAGAATGCCTGGGTGAATTTACGTTATGCTTATCAGAAATATGTGCGTCGGTTGCGTAAATTCTTTGCGAACAAAGCGAATATGAAGCGCCGACGTCGTCCAATTATGGCATTCGAAACGGAATTAGTTTTTCTCTGGCGTTTCATAGCCGACAA AGTACGCTGTCCACTGCCTTTTAGCGAGGAGATGGAGGCGAAGGAAGCAACGCCTGTTGCAAAACCTGCAACCGAAGATGATGACATAGTTTTGTTGGAGGACGATGTGGAGGTGATCGACTTGGACGATGATACACCGAACATAACCAAGGTCTTTTCCAAGCACCAGAAGGTGTATTTCCAAATCACGCCGGAAATGCGACGCTTGATCTACAATTTACAATGTTACCAAGAGATATACGACAGCTTACATCGATATCATGATGATTACCGGCGCAAGGGCATCATTTGGAATGCCGTCGCGAATGAAGTGGGTGATAAAG CCaccaaattaatgaaatgttggatacaaatacaaacacgcTACGAATGGGAGCTTATGCAACGTCGTTTGCAAGAGGAGCTCTTAGCTACGAAGCCACAAACCGAACTGGAGAGTATGCTGCATTTCATGAAGCCACACATACTTAAAAT GCCAAGAACGGTTTATAAGAGTTCTTACTTCCTCAAAAAAGACTGGCATGAGCCGATCGATCACTTTAAGAATATCTTCAGCTTGCTGGTTGCCATGAAGAAACATCCCACTGTGATTGCGTACACCGAAATTATGGTCAACAAAACCGAAGAAGTCGATACCGCTAAGTATACACAACTCTGGAATGATGTGGCAAAGGCTAAAG GCGGTGCTGTCACTCCTGGGCAGTGCGAGACCACTTGGCTCATCTTACGCTTGTTCTATTGGGAACTAATGAGCATGCGCAAACACAGTTATCAACTGCAAGACAAATGGTATTTCGAAACTATTATAACGGAACTGTATGCCTTGTCTAAGGTGCAGAAATTCGCACGCGCCAAAAAGTCTAATCTTGGCGCGCTCATGTTGTCCTCCATATGCGCTGATGACCTAAAAAAACCTTCAACAGACAACGCAAATAAAAGTAAGCAAACCGAAGTAAaaacaatacacaacaacacaacgccGCCACCGAATGCACCGCTAACGCCTAACACCATCGTGCCGATATCGGTGAATTTGGATGAAGACAAAATCAGTTCTTCCATAATCGAAACTAAGAGTCAAGCGcctaaaaatgcaataaaacacaaaaagccGTTAGATATCGCCATCGCCTCATCCTCAGCAACCAGTTCTACGACTGTCTCAAATAACGGTTTGGTGGTGACTGTCACAAAAGTGCCGGCGAAGATGCATGCCACGCCCGTTATACAACAGGATGCGCAAACGACTTATCCACAAGCGCGTTCGCCGCAAATACGCGTGAAATCGCAGGCGCAACTGCAAGCCGAACCCGTAAAGATGTTAGTACAAACGCGTCCGCAGATACAAATACACGCGCAACCCGCCACGCCTGCGCCGAATCAACCCATACAAATACGCTTGCAAACGCCAGCGGCGTTGCAAAATCCAATTCAAACCATAACGCTGCCGCGCgtccaacaaacacaacaacaacaattccaaATGCTGCCGCTTACGCCAATACAGGCACAGTCGAAGTTACCCACGAAGCAGAATCAGTCTAACCTGCAGGCGTCAACACAATTCCTAACCACCAATATGGCTCAGCTGCTGCcgccaacaacaaatgaaattgcACTAAACGAAAGTACAACAATAACTTTGGATACAATAAAAACGCCGAAGATCGTATCGGCTGTGAGTTTGGCACCGCGCGCCGCCTTCGCAGCGCCCTTCATCAATAAAGGTTTGCAAATAACGGCAGTTGCCGGTGCATCACCGCCCGCGCCGCAGCACACCACACCTCCCCAATTACCAACCACGGTTGTTGTGACGCCCACGTCGGGTACTTTTAATCTGCCCTTTTCACTGCCGGATAATACAAATATCTCCAAGTGTCCGCCATTGAGTTGTGTGGACACCAATACGCTCACCGATACGATCATAACGCTGCCGAATCCGGTGCTGCCGGTGTCCACGCTGCAGCAAGCGAATGTGTCGCTGCCCATCATGGAGGTGCAATCGCTCGAGTCGAAAATACCCGCTACCGTGTTGGCGCGTCCACATTTGACGCCCACCTCACAGCTGAACGCCAACGAAATCATGATCGAGCTGATCAGTTCGGTGAACGGCAATCAGTTGGTGGTGCACGGGCCGCCGCTGGAGCAGAAGTACTCACTGCCAATGAGCACGACGGCGTTGCTGATACGCGAGGTGCTCTCCATACCATATTTACATAAGAAGGACTACAATAAACCGCAACAGGTCAACAGTTGTTGGCAGTATTTGGCTAAGCGCTTCAATTTGCCGG TGCATATCTGCAAGGCTTGTTGGAACTTCTTGTCggaaaattttgcacatttcCCACAAATTGCGCCCATGGAGGAGCTGACGAAACCAGTGAAAATTGGCATGAATGTGTGGCGCGAAAATTACGCATTCTTTCAAACATTCAATGAGAAAGCAG CTCAACTACGCTTGCCATTTGCAAAAGATGCTGTAGAGATGTTCTTCGATAATATTCGAGATCAGACCAAGCACATACCACGTGTAGCCGGCAAGAAATTGACCTTTGTCGCCGATTGGCAAGCAGCCATAAATAGTAATCCACATGTACCAAACa aAGTCTGGTTCGGCACCTGGACACTATTTAAAAGCGCCTTCATGAAATACATGCGTGACTTGGAGATCGGCATCGACAACAAATGGTCGTTGGAATGGTGGCGCGTATTGGCCAAAATGGATTTCTTAATCGAAGAGCAATATCACAATATGGAGCCGTTCTACTATATTGTGCGCAACAAAATGATTGACGAATGCGAACGTTGCATTAAAGAAGAGCAGAAGTTTAATATCGATGTGAAAACGAAGAGATTCCTGCCGAAAAAGGAAACAGCGCATCCGATGTTGCAGAAAATACCCGACATTGACGCTTACCGTGTCATCATGACCGTGCGTCGCTATCCGCAGATTTATCAAAAGGCCACCGAGGGCGAGAAGGCCAAAGCGTGGGAGAAAGTCGCCTTCGAAATGCGCACAACTG TGACGGCATGCCGTTTTGCCTTCCAATGCGCCCTGAAAAACTATCGGCTCTATGCGACACGTGATCCAGCTAATCGTTGTCGTCTCAATCATCGCTATTACAAACATTTGGCGGAAATTTATCGCGCCATCAAGCCGACGCgcaaaatcaatattaaaacaCCTTCCGAACTGAATCAGTCGGTTAGTGAGAATCCCGACGCCAATGAGTCGGTGTTCCCCGAACGTTTCATTATGGACATCAACATGAGCAACAGTCACTCGAATGTGGTGATGAAGAATTGGGCCTATGGTGTGGGCGCATCTGTGCCGGCGGAGAAATTGACGGCGCTTTTCGAAAAATATCGTCCAGCTTCGGCGACAAGTGAAACATTTACTACAAA TGTAAGCACGGAAAGATCCTCAGAAGACTTAAGTGATATAGAGGACACAAAGGAGAAAAGAAGACGCTATATGAGAAGTTATAGAGCCAAGCAGTCGAAGGAAGCCAGAGAGGCTCGTTTGCAGCAAGTGCGCCAGCGTGCAGCAGAAATCCGAGCATCGGAATCAAAGGAAGCCAGAGAGGCTCGTTTGCAGCAAGTGCGCCAGCATGCAGCAGAAATCCGAGCATCGGAATCAAAGGAAGCCAGAGAGGCTCGCTTGCAGCAAGTGCGCCAGTATGCAGCTGAAATCCGAGCGTCAGAATCTAAGAAAGCTAGAGAGACTCGATTACAGCAAGTGCGCCAGCGTGCAGCAGCAATCCGATCATCGGAATCTAAGGAAGCTAGAGAGACTCGTTTACAGCAAATGCGTCAGTATGCAACTGAAAGCCGAGGATCAGGATCTAAGGAAGCCAGAGAGGCACGTTTGCagcaagtgcaacaacaaaacgcaGATATAACGATTAAGAAGGAATAA